In Paenibacillus guangzhouensis, a single window of DNA contains:
- a CDS encoding glycerophosphodiester phosphodiesterase has translation MLNNNVRPFITAHTGSGRAPANTWASFMEACALGVDIAEIDIRVTYRQEPVLMHDHSTLLEQYSADELNRMPLRSRLGAPYMDHELVKLEDVLRIALYRGMKLNLDIKNGEAVNPTLQLVKALGAEHLTYVTGCTEGILVDTSGISLLLNAPMSMILDDKEDREKIQQFCEQASRAGYCGVNLHVEMVTKAFVDTAHVHDLFVSVYTVDDLARMQQLIDLGVDSITTMMPERLLQLKKGGQASCEAQ, from the coding sequence ATGTTGAACAACAACGTTCGGCCTTTCATAACCGCACACACGGGATCCGGACGAGCGCCAGCGAACACCTGGGCCTCCTTTATGGAGGCATGTGCGCTAGGTGTAGACATCGCTGAAATAGACATTCGTGTAACGTATAGGCAAGAACCTGTCCTAATGCATGACCACTCTACTCTCCTTGAACAGTATAGCGCGGATGAACTCAATCGGATGCCGCTTCGATCTCGTTTAGGAGCCCCTTATATGGACCATGAACTCGTGAAGCTGGAGGATGTACTTCGCATTGCGCTATACCGAGGCATGAAGCTGAATCTGGATATTAAGAACGGAGAGGCGGTCAATCCCACATTGCAATTGGTGAAGGCGCTTGGTGCAGAGCATCTCACTTATGTGACAGGATGTACGGAGGGGATTCTCGTGGATACATCGGGCATCTCGCTCCTTCTCAACGCACCGATGTCGATGATCTTGGATGATAAGGAAGATCGGGAGAAGATTCAGCAGTTCTGCGAGCAGGCAAGCCGAGCGGGGTATTGCGGTGTAAATCTCCATGTCGAGATGGTAACAAAGGCATTCGTTGATACGGCACATGTCCATGATCTATTTGTCTCGGTCTATACGGTAGATGATTTGGCTCGGATGCAACAGCTGATCGACCTTGGGGTAGATAGTATTACGACGATGATGCCGGAACGGCTGCTGCAGCTCAAGAAAGGTGGACAAGCTTCATGCGAAGCTCAATGA
- a CDS encoding ABC transporter permease, with translation MDKNTSVMESSLDGYASARHRSRLGKRMLSHYQLYLLLLPCIVFFIIFSYIPMAGLVLAFKEYQFNKGIFGSPWIGLTYFEMFFQDPQSLKIIRNTLVISGMKVFFAMPFPIILALMFNEVRHSKLRNVFQGIVYLPHFFSWVIVVGMMQRILAPDTGLVNQIIQWFGGDGSTFFLMEESAFHPMMFWSYIWKDIGWNSIIYYAAIVGINPALYEAAKIDGANKWRQMWHITLPGIRATIIVLFILSLGNILSAGFDQIYLLKTPGNMNVSEILDTYIIYMGLESGQFGFGTAIGMMQGIVGLFLVLTVNKVAKKWFQSSLW, from the coding sequence ATGGATAAGAACACATCGGTCATGGAATCGTCTCTCGATGGGTATGCTTCGGCCCGACATCGATCTCGCTTAGGGAAGAGGATGTTGTCTCATTATCAGTTGTACCTGCTGCTGCTGCCCTGTATCGTGTTCTTCATTATTTTCTCGTATATCCCCATGGCGGGACTTGTTCTTGCCTTCAAAGAGTATCAGTTCAACAAAGGAATCTTCGGCAGTCCTTGGATCGGACTAACTTACTTCGAAATGTTCTTTCAAGATCCGCAAAGTTTGAAAATTATTCGCAACACACTTGTTATTAGCGGGATGAAGGTATTCTTCGCGATGCCATTTCCGATCATTCTCGCCCTCATGTTCAATGAAGTGAGGCACTCGAAGCTTCGGAATGTATTCCAGGGTATTGTGTATTTGCCCCATTTCTTCTCTTGGGTCATTGTAGTCGGGATGATGCAGCGAATTCTCGCACCGGATACAGGGCTTGTCAATCAGATCATCCAGTGGTTCGGCGGTGACGGCAGCACCTTCTTCCTCATGGAGGAGAGCGCATTCCACCCGATGATGTTCTGGAGCTATATATGGAAGGATATCGGCTGGAACTCGATTATCTACTATGCGGCGATCGTTGGCATTAATCCCGCGTTATACGAGGCAGCGAAGATCGATGGCGCGAACAAATGGCGTCAGATGTGGCATATTACGCTGCCAGGCATTCGCGCGACTATCATTGTACTGTTCATCTTATCACTAGGCAATATTTTGTCGGCTGGCTTCGACCAGATCTATCTCTTGAAGACACCAGGCAATATGAATGTCTCCGAAATTCTTGACACATACATCATTTATATGGGGCTCGAAAGCGGCCAATTCGGCTTCGGTACAGCGATTGGCATGATGCAGGGCATCGTCGGTCTGTTCTTGGTATTGACTGTCAATAAGGTAGCCAAAAAGTGGTTCCAATCATCTCTGTGGTAA
- a CDS encoding MATE family efflux transporter: MSKKESMRFGILSLTWPIFLESLFGMLLGTADTLMLSHNSDGAVAAVGVANQILTVASLMFGFVTVGMGVILNQWLGAGKLRDVDRLSSTALTLNVGMGLLMSVGLLVFADEALLLFKLPSNLLAEGSIYLSIVGSSVFMIAINMALGTMLRCRGMVKEMMLISLGINVFHIIGNYVALMEPFGLPTFGVHGVAVSTWISRGVAVIAYLIVCKHKLDQPVRLAAPWRMQKADISLIFKLGIPSAGEHISYNLSQVVITYLVTILGAAALTTKIYTQNITSFVFIFSMAIGQGTQIIVGHLIGKVYKEDAYRSGIQYLKLAVLVSFVISGLLYVTAEPLLKLFTTDPEIIRLGKLLMLLSILLEPARASNMVLISCLNAAGDVKFPVMIGLISMWGISVPLAYVLGIVFNLGLVGIWIAFAMDEWVRSLVMLLRWQHRGWQQLNLFAARELGTRKVG, from the coding sequence ATGAGTAAAAAAGAAAGTATGCGTTTCGGGATTCTGTCACTTACTTGGCCAATCTTCTTGGAGTCATTGTTCGGCATGCTTCTTGGTACAGCAGACACGCTGATGTTAAGTCATAACTCTGATGGCGCCGTAGCGGCTGTCGGGGTGGCCAATCAGATTCTGACAGTGGCCTCCTTGATGTTCGGCTTCGTTACCGTCGGGATGGGTGTCATTCTGAATCAATGGCTTGGTGCGGGGAAGCTCCGTGATGTGGACCGATTGAGCAGCACAGCGCTCACGCTGAATGTAGGAATGGGTCTTTTAATGAGCGTTGGGTTATTGGTATTCGCGGATGAGGCCTTGCTGCTCTTCAAGCTGCCCTCGAATCTATTAGCGGAGGGAAGCATCTACTTATCGATTGTCGGCAGCTCCGTATTCATGATTGCGATCAACATGGCGCTTGGCACGATGCTTCGCTGCAGAGGGATGGTCAAGGAGATGATGTTGATCTCACTTGGTATCAATGTCTTTCATATTATAGGAAATTACGTGGCGCTTATGGAACCCTTCGGTTTACCGACGTTCGGTGTTCATGGCGTCGCGGTATCGACGTGGATCAGCCGCGGCGTAGCTGTCATCGCATACCTTATTGTATGTAAGCACAAGTTGGATCAGCCTGTACGCCTTGCAGCTCCTTGGCGAATGCAGAAGGCGGATATCAGCCTCATTTTCAAGCTTGGTATTCCTTCTGCAGGAGAGCATATATCATACAATCTCTCTCAGGTTGTCATTACTTATCTCGTAACAATCCTTGGTGCTGCAGCATTAACGACCAAAATTTATACGCAGAATATTACCTCCTTTGTGTTTATTTTCTCCATGGCGATTGGTCAGGGGACGCAAATCATCGTCGGGCATTTGATTGGCAAAGTCTATAAAGAGGATGCTTATCGATCGGGTATACAATATCTCAAGTTGGCTGTATTAGTTTCCTTCGTGATCAGTGGCCTGTTATATGTGACGGCAGAGCCATTGCTGAAACTTTTCACTACGGATCCTGAGATTATTCGGCTAGGGAAGCTGCTCATGCTGCTGTCTATCCTGCTGGAACCTGCACGCGCGAGCAATATGGTGCTCATTAGCTGTTTAAATGCCGCAGGAGATGTCAAATTCCCTGTGATGATCGGTCTCATCTCCATGTGGGGAATCAGCGTTCCGCTTGCCTACGTGCTGGGGATTGTGTTCAACTTGGGACTGGTAGGCATTTGGATCGCGTTTGCTATGGACGAATGGGTCCGCTCGCTCGTTATGCTTCTGCGCTGGCAGCATCGGGGATGGCAGCAATTGAATCTATTTGCAGCACGCGAGTTAGGGACGAGGAAAGTGGGATAA
- a CDS encoding ABC transporter permease: MTPELRVEQDRTRTATSPLLKTVKRNWDLYLMIIPVIAFFVIFAYLPLYGIQIAFKDFSAFKGIWDSPWVGFKHFERFFDSYYFWRLIRNSFLLGVYSLAIGFPIPIILALMLNEVKSNRFKKFVQTITYAPYFLSTVVIVGMLFIFLSPRTGLINHIIQAFGGDPIAFMTSAGWFKTLYVFSDVWQTAGWSSIIYLASLAGIDTQLHEAAKVDGATKLQRIWHINIPGIMPTIVILLILNLGSVLSIGFEKVLLMQNNLNMSGSDIISTYVYRSGILDAQYSFSTAVDLFNSIINFILLVTVNYVARRVNDTSLW; this comes from the coding sequence ATGACACCTGAACTCCGAGTGGAGCAAGACCGAACCCGCACAGCGACCTCACCGCTACTCAAAACGGTCAAACGAAACTGGGACTTATATCTCATGATTATTCCTGTAATCGCTTTCTTCGTGATCTTTGCTTACCTTCCGCTATACGGCATACAAATCGCTTTCAAAGATTTTTCCGCATTCAAAGGCATCTGGGACAGTCCATGGGTCGGCTTCAAACATTTCGAACGCTTTTTTGACAGCTATTATTTTTGGCGGTTGATTCGCAATTCCTTCCTGCTAGGCGTCTACTCTCTCGCGATCGGCTTTCCAATTCCAATTATCCTTGCACTTATGCTGAACGAGGTCAAATCGAACCGGTTCAAGAAATTCGTTCAGACGATTACTTATGCACCCTATTTTCTCTCCACCGTTGTAATCGTTGGGATGCTCTTCATCTTCCTCTCACCTAGAACAGGCCTCATCAATCATATTATTCAAGCTTTTGGCGGTGACCCGATCGCATTCATGACAAGTGCGGGATGGTTCAAGACCCTATATGTATTCTCAGATGTGTGGCAGACAGCTGGCTGGAGCTCCATCATTTATCTAGCATCGTTGGCGGGTATCGATACGCAGCTGCATGAGGCAGCCAAAGTCGACGGCGCGACGAAGCTGCAGCGTATCTGGCACATCAATATTCCAGGTATTATGCCGACCATTGTCATTTTGCTGATCTTGAATCTCGGTTCGGTCTTAAGCATCGGCTTTGAGAAGGTGCTCCTCATGCAGAACAACTTGAACATGTCTGGATCGGATATTATCTCGACATACGTCTATCGCAGCGGGATTCTGGATGCGCAATACAGCTTCTCTACAGCCGTAGATCTGTTCAATTCAATCATCAATTTCATCTTGCTCGTCACGGTCAATTATGTGGCCCGTCGAGTGAACGATACCAGCTTGTGGTAA
- a CDS encoding CehA/McbA family metallohydrolase, producing the protein MKIHNPYAQEGKWLRGSFHNHTTNSDGHHPISTVYRMYNDYDVFAISDHDRITPHTGESSIPTLYEAIEVSSPQAHMLLVQPPQEIMNGYTNEFTIDNYERLSEMCVQHGGFSVLVHPNRYYSQYWKLPDMLAMASYTGIEVINGDGHPEYDIAFDKWDAVLSSGRQVWGFGNDDFHAYGQERRAWNMVLVKENNPQAVLEAIRQGSFYVSTGYGFESIHVEGSTIVAKLRSSDQLDGMYKYATLIGKYGQVLHEQTGRFQEIVYDCKGDEGYVRLAVYLEGGYGAFSQPLFIE; encoded by the coding sequence ATGAAGATTCATAATCCTTATGCCCAAGAAGGTAAATGGCTGCGCGGCAGCTTCCACAACCATACGACGAACAGTGACGGCCACCACCCGATCAGCACGGTCTATCGCATGTATAACGACTATGACGTGTTCGCGATTTCCGATCACGATCGGATTACACCACATACGGGGGAGAGTTCGATTCCAACGCTGTATGAAGCGATTGAAGTCAGCAGTCCACAGGCGCATATGCTCCTTGTGCAGCCTCCGCAGGAGATCATGAACGGATATACGAACGAATTCACCATCGATAACTATGAGCGGTTATCGGAGATGTGTGTCCAGCATGGAGGATTCTCTGTTCTTGTTCACCCGAACCGCTACTATTCGCAGTATTGGAAGCTTCCGGATATGCTGGCCATGGCTTCGTATACAGGCATCGAGGTGATTAACGGGGATGGCCATCCAGAGTATGATATCGCGTTCGACAAATGGGATGCCGTCTTATCTTCCGGCCGTCAAGTGTGGGGGTTCGGCAATGATGATTTTCATGCCTACGGTCAAGAGCGCAGAGCATGGAACATGGTGCTGGTGAAGGAGAACAATCCGCAAGCTGTACTGGAAGCCATTCGGCAAGGCAGCTTCTATGTATCAACGGGGTATGGGTTTGAGTCCATTCATGTCGAGGGATCAACGATTGTGGCTAAGCTTCGAAGCAGTGATCAGCTGGACGGGATGTACAAGTATGCCACACTTATCGGCAAGTATGGACAAGTACTGCATGAACAGACGGGGCGCTTTCAAGAGATTGTATACGACTGCAAAGGAGACGAGGGGTATGTCCGCCTTGCGGTTTATTTAGAAGGAGGCTATGGCGCCTTCTCGCAGCCATTGTTCATCGAATAG
- a CDS encoding extracellular solute-binding protein → MSHNRMYVWSKFMALTLVISMLMTACGTKEEPSAQDGGASDKPAAGKPSTWIADRKIKGLVFMGSDVTEGMNPEIAAKLKEMTGIELELQAVGHDGSQKALAAGLAAGDLPDFIAYYLNHSGRPEMEMINKAAREEMFHDLAPLLKNTTIYKKYTEEGYLPLDTQYGVMFRPEFNGSAYVAHLNVAREGGYEVRKYVSGPYIRKDIADALGVDPRTITTSEQLYELAKKIKAGNFKDKNGKEVYPIGPTVWGGIDRSGLYNDLVWTGFNGEGFGRGKDGKILHESQTDYGMKRVEFVQKLLKEKLMHPEYYSMEENRAKEGVLSDSFAIVGDMHNYVMENKDNRYIPIGPLNTVDGPYRMTSTFKGGYGAWSIPTTTQHPEDIVKLADFLASREGKLLWKYGLEGRDYDLDAKGNPVPKKEVLDLLEKDPVKAKELGFAGVGNDWGWYLGGTDLNDLADFGEASYGESVNKDMNKGPLDIAEYWHYDEKKKQIDLRDGYAPLAFIGEFTKGSMLTMALDKYKESLIRAYYAKGMMEAKSIMDAAAAQLKTAGLEDYIKLLEQKDQDPKTKLIF, encoded by the coding sequence ATGTCTCACAATCGAATGTATGTCTGGTCTAAATTCATGGCGCTTACGCTCGTCATTTCCATGCTGATGACGGCGTGCGGAACGAAGGAAGAGCCTAGCGCTCAGGACGGAGGCGCAAGTGACAAACCAGCTGCCGGCAAACCATCCACTTGGATTGCTGATCGCAAGATCAAGGGACTTGTCTTCATGGGCAGTGATGTGACGGAAGGGATGAACCCGGAGATTGCAGCCAAGCTCAAAGAAATGACAGGGATCGAACTCGAGCTTCAAGCGGTCGGACATGACGGTTCGCAGAAGGCGCTCGCTGCCGGTCTTGCTGCAGGCGACTTGCCAGATTTTATTGCCTATTACTTGAATCATAGTGGACGACCTGAGATGGAGATGATTAACAAGGCTGCCCGTGAAGAGATGTTCCATGATCTTGCTCCGCTCTTGAAAAATACAACAATTTACAAGAAGTATACCGAGGAGGGCTATTTGCCGCTGGATACGCAATATGGCGTCATGTTCCGCCCGGAATTCAATGGCTCTGCCTATGTGGCTCACTTGAATGTTGCACGCGAGGGCGGCTATGAGGTACGCAAGTATGTATCTGGTCCTTACATTCGCAAAGACATTGCTGATGCGCTCGGCGTAGATCCGCGCACGATTACAACGTCGGAGCAGCTCTATGAGCTTGCAAAGAAGATTAAGGCAGGCAACTTCAAGGACAAGAACGGCAAAGAAGTGTACCCGATCGGGCCAACCGTATGGGGCGGCATCGACCGCAGTGGTTTGTATAACGATTTAGTATGGACAGGCTTTAACGGCGAAGGGTTCGGCCGTGGTAAAGACGGCAAAATTCTTCATGAAAGTCAGACTGACTATGGCATGAAGCGTGTGGAATTCGTACAAAAGCTGCTAAAAGAGAAGCTCATGCACCCAGAGTATTACTCCATGGAGGAAAACCGTGCTAAAGAGGGCGTGCTGAGTGATTCCTTCGCGATTGTTGGTGACATGCACAACTACGTCATGGAGAACAAAGACAATCGTTACATCCCGATCGGTCCACTCAATACGGTTGATGGTCCATATCGCATGACCTCAACGTTCAAAGGCGGTTACGGTGCGTGGTCCATTCCAACGACAACGCAGCATCCTGAAGATATTGTGAAGCTGGCAGACTTCCTTGCGAGCCGTGAAGGGAAGTTATTGTGGAAGTATGGTCTAGAGGGACGAGATTATGATCTGGATGCGAAAGGCAATCCTGTTCCGAAGAAAGAAGTGCTTGACTTGCTCGAGAAAGATCCGGTGAAAGCGAAGGAGCTAGGATTTGCAGGCGTAGGCAATGACTGGGGCTGGTATTTGGGTGGAACGGACTTGAACGATTTGGCTGACTTCGGCGAAGCAAGCTACGGAGAATCGGTCAACAAAGACATGAACAAAGGTCCGCTCGACATCGCAGAGTACTGGCACTATGACGAGAAGAAGAAACAGATTGATTTGCGTGACGGTTACGCGCCTCTTGCCTTCATTGGCGAATTTACGAAAGGCTCGATGTTGACGATGGCGCTGGATAAGTACAAAGAAAGCTTGATCCGTGCGTACTATGCGAAGGGTATGATGGAAGCGAAGTCGATCATGGATGCGGCCGCAGCGCAGCTGAAAACTGCAGGTTTGGAAGATTACATCAAGCTGTTGGAACAAAAGGATCAGGATCCAAAGACGAAGCTGATTTTCTAA
- the adh gene encoding aldehyde dehydrogenase, producing MIYAQPGQQGAKITFAKRYENYIGGKWVAPVKGEYFENVSPVNHRIFCEVPRSTSEDIELALDAAHAAKEAWGRTSVAERAVILNKIADRIEANLELLAVAETWDNGKPIRETLNADLPLAIDHFRYFAGCIRAQEGSLSQVDDNTVAYHFNEPLGVVGQIIPWNFPLLMATWKLAPALAAGNCVVLKPAEQTPASILVLMELIEDLLPPGVVNIVNGFGLEAGKPLASSSRISKIAFTGETTTGRLIMQYASQNIIPVTLELGGKSPNIFFEDVFARDDAFFNKALEGFTMFALNQGEVCTCPSRALIQESFYDQFMERALQRVAAIKQGNPLDTETMIGAQASTEQLEKILSYIDIGRQEGAACLIGGGRAALEGDLSDGYYVQPTVLQGHNKMRIFQEEIFGPVVSVTTFKDQEEAMAIANDTLYGLGAGVWTRDMNTAYRFGRGIQAGRVWTNCYHAYPAHAAFGGYKHSGIGRENHKMMLAHYQQTKNLLVSYSPDALGFF from the coding sequence ATGATTTATGCACAACCAGGTCAACAAGGAGCTAAGATAACATTTGCGAAGCGCTATGAGAATTATATTGGCGGGAAGTGGGTAGCGCCGGTGAAGGGCGAATACTTCGAGAATGTATCGCCGGTCAATCATCGCATATTCTGCGAGGTACCGCGTTCTACTTCGGAGGATATTGAGCTGGCGCTGGACGCTGCACATGCGGCGAAGGAAGCATGGGGGCGCACATCCGTTGCAGAGCGGGCTGTCATCCTGAACAAAATCGCTGATCGGATTGAAGCGAATCTAGAATTGTTAGCGGTTGCAGAGACGTGGGACAACGGCAAGCCGATTCGGGAGACGTTAAATGCGGATCTGCCGCTTGCGATCGATCATTTCCGCTATTTCGCCGGATGCATCCGCGCGCAAGAAGGATCACTCAGCCAAGTGGATGACAATACCGTGGCGTATCATTTCAATGAGCCGCTTGGCGTTGTCGGTCAGATCATTCCATGGAATTTCCCGCTGCTCATGGCGACTTGGAAGCTGGCACCGGCACTCGCCGCAGGCAACTGCGTCGTATTGAAGCCGGCCGAGCAGACCCCAGCATCCATTCTAGTCCTCATGGAGCTGATTGAAGATCTTCTGCCGCCGGGTGTCGTTAATATTGTGAACGGATTTGGTCTTGAAGCCGGCAAACCGCTCGCTTCGAGCAGCCGGATCTCGAAAATTGCGTTCACAGGGGAGACGACGACAGGTCGGCTCATTATGCAATATGCATCGCAGAACATTATTCCGGTGACGTTAGAACTCGGCGGGAAGTCTCCGAACATTTTCTTCGAGGATGTATTCGCAAGGGATGATGCGTTCTTCAATAAAGCTCTGGAAGGCTTCACGATGTTCGCTTTGAATCAAGGTGAAGTATGTACATGTCCGTCGCGTGCTCTCATTCAGGAATCGTTCTATGACCAATTTATGGAGCGGGCGCTGCAGCGGGTCGCCGCAATCAAACAAGGGAACCCGCTGGATACGGAGACGATGATTGGAGCCCAAGCATCCACGGAGCAGCTCGAGAAAATTCTCAGTTATATTGACATTGGGCGGCAGGAAGGTGCGGCATGCCTGATCGGCGGAGGCAGGGCAGCGCTGGAAGGCGATCTGTCTGATGGTTATTATGTTCAGCCTACCGTCTTGCAAGGACATAATAAAATGCGAATTTTCCAAGAGGAAATCTTCGGTCCCGTGGTCTCGGTAACGACCTTTAAAGATCAAGAAGAAGCGATGGCGATTGCCAATGATACATTGTACGGACTTGGCGCCGGTGTATGGACGCGCGACATGAATACGGCCTACCGATTCGGCCGGGGCATTCAAGCGGGCCGGGTATGGACGAATTGCTACCATGCATACCCTGCTCACGCGGCATTTGGCGGCTACAAGCATTCAGGCATCGGACGCGAGAATCATAAAATGATGCTCGCTCATTATCAACAGACGAAGAACCTGCTTGTCAGCTACAGTCCTGATGCACTCGGGTTCTTCTAA
- a CDS encoding DUF779 domain-containing protein: protein MAEVKKVIATDAALALIEMVKSRHGPVMFHQSGGCCDGSSPMCYPQGEFLIGDSDVRLGEIGGAPFYMSRAQYDYWRNTQLIIDVVPGRGGMFSLEGPEGKRFLTRSRLFTEEERRALGLMES from the coding sequence ATGGCAGAGGTGAAGAAAGTCATCGCGACTGACGCAGCATTAGCGCTCATCGAGATGGTGAAGTCAAGGCACGGTCCTGTGATGTTCCACCAGTCTGGCGGCTGCTGCGACGGCAGCTCACCGATGTGCTATCCGCAAGGGGAGTTCCTGATCGGAGACAGCGACGTGCGGCTCGGGGAGATTGGTGGAGCGCCGTTCTATATGAGCAGAGCCCAATACGATTATTGGAGAAATACGCAGTTGATCATCGACGTCGTGCCAGGACGAGGCGGGATGTTCTCCCTTGAAGGACCGGAGGGCAAGCGGTTCCTGACGCGATCTAGGTTGTTCACCGAAGAAGAACGGCGTGCGTTAGGTCTAATGGAATCATAA
- a CDS encoding LacI family DNA-binding transcriptional regulator: protein MTTLKDIAEAVGVSISTVSRVINSDVTKHVSEETRSKIWRAVQELGYEPNESARKLVMKKHAGSKQPTMQIGLISSWTLYSAEQDPFFTTIFAGMRKMLEDFGYTFAYMYTFKELRNEAALQKVLYEQRVDGVVIFGDVYEDNDMVSLIQKHVPAIVGVMSDSPNIQDINFDHIAAAETAVNHLIEQGHRHIGYIGGYGYDGELESEDRYIGYKLSMQKAGLEIRKEWLINTEWVVDRSYSWMLEMLDRNQGKQLPTAIFAASDRLALPAMRAAIERGFRVPEDIAFIGIDNIELSQYTSPPLSTIHVPKFELGITAIKTLIDYMQSDFRPTFQLLMPHELITRQSSDYHRND from the coding sequence GTGACAACATTAAAAGATATTGCAGAAGCTGTCGGCGTGTCGATCTCTACGGTCTCCCGCGTCATCAACAGCGATGTAACCAAACATGTTAGTGAGGAGACAAGGAGCAAGATATGGCGCGCAGTTCAAGAGCTTGGTTATGAGCCCAACGAATCTGCCCGCAAGCTGGTGATGAAAAAACATGCGGGATCGAAGCAGCCTACCATGCAAATCGGGCTGATCTCTTCTTGGACACTATACTCCGCAGAGCAGGATCCGTTCTTCACAACGATTTTTGCCGGCATGCGCAAGATGCTGGAGGACTTCGGCTATACGTTCGCTTATATGTACACGTTCAAGGAGCTACGGAATGAAGCTGCATTACAAAAGGTGCTCTATGAGCAGCGCGTCGACGGCGTCGTCATATTCGGGGATGTTTACGAGGATAACGACATGGTCAGCTTGATTCAGAAGCATGTCCCGGCAATCGTAGGTGTAATGTCTGACAGCCCGAATATCCAAGATATCAATTTCGATCACATTGCCGCTGCGGAGACAGCCGTCAATCACTTGATTGAACAAGGCCATCGGCACATTGGCTATATTGGTGGATATGGTTACGACGGCGAACTCGAGAGCGAAGATCGGTATATCGGGTATAAGTTATCGATGCAGAAAGCGGGTCTAGAAATCCGAAAAGAATGGCTCATCAATACGGAGTGGGTCGTTGATCGGAGCTACAGCTGGATGCTGGAGATGCTCGATCGGAACCAAGGCAAGCAGCTGCCTACGGCGATATTCGCAGCAAGCGATCGATTGGCGCTTCCGGCTATGCGAGCAGCCATTGAACGGGGATTCCGTGTTCCGGAGGACATCGCGTTTATCGGGATCGATAATATTGAATTGTCGCAATATACTTCACCCCCATTATCAACGATACATGTGCCGAAATTCGAGCTGGGCATAACGGCGATCAAGACATTGATCGACTACATGCAGAGCGACTTCCGGCCTACCTTTCAGTTATTAATGCCGCATGAGCTCATTACACGTCAGTCTTCAGATTACCATCGGAATGATTAA
- a CDS encoding carbohydrate ABC transporter permease gives MTVFNYGLLVLLCLSIILPTLNVLALSLNVGTDAAKGGVYFWPRQFTLDNFKEVFKQSNILNAFFISIFRTVLGTLLSVVLTAMAAYALKSKTMPGQKQLTFFVFFTMLFSGGLIPYYILLKELHLTNSIWVYIIPSLYSVWNMMIMRSFFEQTPEGLEEAARIDGCSDLGIFFRILMPTSKPVIATISLFNAVGHWNDWFTGSFYVRDQSMKPLSTVLQEMLTKQQALTDTLMSSTGSMQMQMLDKIQVTGTSLKMATIIIVVTPIIVVYPFLQKYFAKGVMIGSMKE, from the coding sequence ATGACGGTGTTCAACTATGGACTACTGGTCCTACTGTGCTTGTCTATTATTCTGCCGACATTAAACGTACTCGCGCTATCGCTCAATGTAGGGACAGATGCGGCAAAGGGCGGCGTTTATTTCTGGCCGAGACAATTCACGCTGGATAATTTCAAGGAAGTGTTCAAACAGTCGAATATCCTAAATGCATTTTTTATTTCGATCTTCCGTACCGTGCTCGGCACGTTGTTAAGCGTCGTGTTGACGGCGATGGCTGCGTATGCGCTGAAGAGCAAAACCATGCCTGGACAGAAGCAGCTGACGTTCTTTGTCTTCTTCACGATGCTTTTTAGCGGGGGGTTGATTCCGTATTATATCTTGCTCAAGGAGCTCCACCTGACGAATAGCATCTGGGTATATATCATCCCTTCGCTCTACAGCGTGTGGAACATGATGATTATGCGCTCCTTCTTCGAGCAGACGCCCGAAGGACTTGAGGAAGCGGCGCGGATTGATGGGTGCAGTGATCTCGGTATTTTCTTCCGCATCCTTATGCCGACGAGTAAGCCGGTCATAGCCACGATCTCTCTGTTTAATGCGGTAGGTCACTGGAACGATTGGTTCACGGGTTCCTTCTATGTGCGTGATCAGAGTATGAAGCCGCTCTCGACGGTGCTCCAGGAGATGCTAACGAAGCAGCAGGCGCTCACCGATACGCTCATGAGCTCTACCGGCTCGATGCAGATGCAAATGCTCGACAAAATTCAAGTGACGGGAACATCGCTGAAAATGGCGACGATCATTATCGTCGTGACGCCGATCATCGTTGTATATCCCTTCTTGCAGAAGTACTTCGCCAAGGGAGTCATGATCGGCTCTATGAAGGAATAG